The sequence below is a genomic window from Limisphaerales bacterium.
TTTTTCAATGATGCCCGAGGGCCTCGTGCTGGCGCTGAAGGAAGATGAATTGCGAGATCTCGTGGCGTACTTGCGCGGCAGTCGACAGGTGGCCTTGCCGCCGAAACCATTAATTGAACAATGATGGGCAGGATGTTCAGGATTTATTTCCTGAAATCATTTCGATAAATTCGCGCGGCGTGACGATGGGGATGCCTTCGTGTTTTTTTAATACGAGCAAATCTTTGTCGCCGGTTATGATGATTTGGGCATTTCCAGCGATGGCAGTGGCTAAAACCCAGTCGTCATCGAGGTCGCGGCAAATGGGTTTTGGCGGGGGGAGCGGTTCAGCCAATTCAATGAGTTTCGCATAATTCAAAAATGAAGATTGTGCGGGATGGTCTTTTCCGAAATGCCGTTCGAGGACACTCTGCAGTTCTTTCAGTAGTTTCGGACTGCTGACCATTTCGTGGTGCTCAGAAATAGTTTCCACCAATTCATGGCAAAACCCGGTGGAGGCGAAGGCCGCGAACAGGACGTTGGTGTCCAGCAGGACTTTCACGAAATCAGCTTGAACACATCCTCATCGGTGTAGATGCCCATCTTGCGTGCTTGTGGGACGAGTTCCGCGCGGGCGGCGGCGAGTGAGGTTTTGAATTGCTTTTTTAACAACGCCCGGCGCACGTATTCGCTCTGCGAAACACCTTCGGCCTTGGCGGCCTTTTTGATGTCCCGCCGCATTCCCTTGGGCAAACTGATGGTTAATGTCTCACGCATACTGTAAGACACTGTAACACAATTTGGCCGGGCGTCAAGCGGGTTGCAGCTGCAGTTTGTCTGCGAGGAATGCTTCCAACTTTACGGTGTCGGCGGCGAAGCGGCGGATGCCTTCGGCTAGTTTTTCGGTGGCGCAGGGGTCTTCGTTCAACTGCCAGCGGAAGATGGTTTCGTTGAGGGAGATTTTTTTCGCATCACTGGCGTTGGCGGTTTCTTCGGTGAGTTTGAGGGGGAGGTCGCCTT
It includes:
- a CDS encoding putative toxin-antitoxin system toxin component, PIN family, coding for MKVLLDTNVLFAAFASTGFCHELVETISEHHEMVSSPKLLKELQSVLERHFGKDHPAQSSFLNYAKLIELAEPLPPPKPICRDLDDDWVLATAIAGNAQIIITGDKDLLVLKKHEGIPIVTPREFIEMISGNKS
- a CDS encoding ribbon-helix-helix protein, CopG family, which gives rise to MRETLTISLPKGMRRDIKKAAKAEGVSQSEYVRRALLKKQFKTSLAAARAELVPQARKMGIYTDEDVFKLIS